The window CGGCGGCTCGCGCTTGGGCGGCGCGTGGTCGAGGCGGATGCCGCCGACGAGCAGGCTCGCCCCGGCCCAGAGCGCCGCGACCGCCGCGTAGGCGAAGGCGGGCCCGGCGATGTAGAGGGCGCCCCCGATCGCGGGGCCGATGATCGTCGCGGTCTGCAGGGCCGAGGCCGACAGCGCGAAGGCGGAGGGCAGCGACGCCGCCGGCACGACGCCCGGCAGCAGCGCCGAGGTGGTGGGGCTCTCGAAGGTGCGGGCCGCGCCGATCAGCGCCACGGCGGCGAAGATGCCGTGGGCGCCGAGCCAGCCGCCCGCGCTGCCGAAGGCCAGCAGCGCCGCCGCCGCCGCCTCGACGGCCTGGCAGACGCGAACGATCCCGCGCCGGTCGTAGACGTCGGCCACGTGGCCCGCGGGGATCGTCAGGACGATCATCGGGATGAACTGCATCAGGCCGATGAGGCCGAGCTCCAGCGTCGAGTCGGTCAGCGAGAACACCTGCCAGCCCACCACGACGGCGGTGATCTGGAAGGCGCCGGCCGACAGCGAGCGGGCGAGCCAGAAGCGGAGGAAGGCGGGCTGGCGCAGGGGCGGCGGCGGCGGGGCGGCGTCGGGCACGGGGCGGCGGAACTCCGGAGGACGATCCTTCTATGCCTGTGCGCGGGCGCGGGGCCGCTTAAATATCCTGTCACGGCGAGGGGCGCGATCCGGCGGCTGTTGTGCGACGAGATGCTGGCCGGGCTCGCGCGCTGGCTGCGCGCCGCGGGGCACGACGTCGCCGTGCTGCCGCGCGGCAGTTCCGACGCGATGGTGGCCGCGCAGGCGCGGCGGGACGGGCGCGTGCTCCTCACCCGCGACCGCGACTTCGCCGCCCCGCGCGCCGCCGGGCTCGACGTGGTGGCGCTCGGCGCGGACGCGCTCGACCGGCAGGCCGCCGAGCTGTCGCGCCGCCTGGGCCTCGACTGGCTCGCCGCCCCCTTCACCCGCTGCCTCGTCGACGGCGCGATGCTGGAGGCGGCGCTGCCCGAGGAGGTGCCGGAGGCGGCGCGGGCGCGCGGCGGCCCGTTCCACCGCTGCCCGGCCTGCGGGCGGGTCTATTGGCCGGGCTCCCACGTCAGGCGGATGCGGGCGCGGCTGGACGCGCTGGCGCGCGCGGGAACGGCCGGCTGAGGAAGCGCGAGCCGGCGAGGCCGAAGCGCCAGGGCGCCTCGGCGTTGCGGCTGATGCCGATGCGCGGGCCGGCGACGAGCGCGGGCTCGCCCGCGCCGAAGGCGAGCGCGAAGGGGGCGCTTCCGAGGTCCGCCCCGTCGTGCGACGCGTCGAGGCCGAGCGCCTGGCACAGGCGCCCCGGCCCGGCGCAGAGCAGGCGCGGGTCGTCGAGCCCGCGGCGCGCCCGCATGCGCTCGAGCCCGCGGGTGGGCTCCAGCGCGCGGACCAGCACGGCGCAGCCCGGCTCCTCGCCGCCCACCACGTTGAAGCACCAGTGGATGCCGTAGGAGCGGTACACGTAGGCGCGGCCCGGCGGCCCGAACATGGCGCGGTTGCGGGGCGTCGGGCCGCGGCAGGAATGCGAGGCGGCGTCGTGGCGCGCGTAGGCCTCCGTCTCGACGATGACCCCGCCGACGCCGTCGAGCAGCAGTTCGGCCCCCACCAGCGCGCGGGCGAGGTCGAGCACGGGGCGGGCGAAGGGGGCTGCGGGTTCGAAGGCTCGGGTCATGCTGGTCCGGGCCGGCGACTGCACCCCGGGCAGGGCGAGGCGGGGCCTCGCGGACGATGGGGCGGTGCGCCGCCCGCGGCAAGCCCGCCGGGGGCGCCCGCGGTCCGCAGCCGGTCCCGGCGCTCGTTCACCGCGTCCGGTCAGTGCTGGAAGTAGCTCGCGATGGTGGCCGCGAGCTTCGCCTCCATGGCGCGCGCGCGTTCGGAGCGGGGCGCCTCCGCGGGGCCGGGCGCGTTCGGCCTGCCGGCTTGGATCGTTTCCCCCAGCATGACGAGGGCGTCGAACAGGCTCTGCCTGAGCGCGGCGACGCCCTCCAACGTGGAAGTCTCCGCGCGAGCGGCATCGATCATCGACGCATGGAGTGCATTGCCGGTCGCGGAAGACCGAGTCGAAGCGGGACTCGACGGGCCGCCCAGGAGAGAGTTGCCCGACAATAGACCGCCGATGCCGATGCCGGATAATGCCGAAGTGCTTGGGGCGGAGCCGATCGCGGTGGAGATAGCCATGGTCGCAGCTTTCATCTCTTGCCTGACGCAGAGGAAGCTACCGTCGTCGACTTGGGCATGAGCTAAATCAGATCATGTCGATTTTATCGATCGGCCGTGCCCACACCCCATGCTTAAGGGTTCGTCTCGCTGGCCCCGGAAGGGCCGGCGCGGAGGTCGGGCGTCGCCGTGCCCCTCGGCGTTGAACCAGGCCCGCCCATCGCCGATTAGAACGGGCCCCGCTTCGCCTCCACGAGACGCCATGCCCTCAGATCCCGCCGCCGGCGCGCCCTCCCTCGCCTTCGGCCTGCCCTTCGCGGGACTGCTGCTGTCGATCGCGCTCATGCCGCTCCTCGCCCCGCACTGGTGGGAGCGGCGCTTCCCGCTCGTCGCGGCGGGCTGGGCGCTTCTCTTTGCCCTGCCCTACGCCGCGGCCCGCGGGCCGGACGCGGCGGGCGCGGCGCTGCTCGGCACGGTGGCGCACGAGTACCTGCCCTTCATCCTGCTGCTGCTCGCGCTGTTCGTGGTGGCGGGCGGCATCCGGGTCGGCGGCGCCTTCGTCGGCACGCCCAACACCAACCTCGCGCTGCTCGGGCTCGGCACGCTCCTGGCGAGCCTGCTCGGCACCACCGGCGCCGCCATGCTGCTGATCCGGCCGCTGATCCGCGCCAACGCCGGGCGGCGCCACCGCACCCACGTCTTCGTGTTCTTTATCTTCCTGGTCGGCAACATCGGCGGCTCGCTGACGCCGCTCGGGGACCCGCCGCTGTTCCTGGGCTTCCTGAGGGGGGTCGACTTCGGCTGGACGCTGCGCGCCATGGCGGGGCCGATGCTGCTGTCCTCGGGGCTGCTGCTGGTGGTCTTCACCGCCATCGACCGCTGGTACTGGCGGCGCGAGCCGCTGGCCGGGGAGCGGCACCCGTTCCGCCTTGAGGTCGAGGGCGGCTACAACGTCCTGTTCCTCGTCGTGGCGGTGGGGGCCGTGCTGCTGAGCGGGCTGTGGCACCCGGGGCGCTCCGTGCCGCTCGGCCTCGGCGTCAGCGTGAGCTGGGAGGGGCTCGCGCGCGATGCGCTGCTGCTCGCCGCGGCCCTGCTGTCCTTCGCCGTGACGCCGGCGCGGGTCCGCATCGAGAACGCCTACACCTGGGTGCCGATCCGCGAGGTGGCGATCCTGTTCGCCGCCATCTTCGTCACCATCATCCCGGTGCTCGACGCGCTCGCGGCGGGGCCGGCCGGGCCGTTCGGCCCGCTGCTCCACCTCGTCAACCGGCCGGACGGCACGCCGGTCGTCGCGAGCTACTTCTGGCTGTCGGGGGCGCTGTCGTCGGTGCTCGACAACGCGCCGACCTACCTCGTGTTCTTCGACATGGCGGGCGGCGACCCGGCGCGGCTGATGGGCGAAGGCGCGACGACGCTGCTCGCCATCTCCTGCGGCGCGGTGTTCATGGGCGCCAACACCTACCTCGGCAACGCGCCGAACTTCATGGTCAAGGCCATCTGCGAGGAGCAGGAGATCCGCATGCCGGGCTTCTTCGGCTACATGGCGTGGTCGGGGCTGGTGCTGCTGCCGCTGTTCGGGCTGCTGACGGCCGTGTTCTTCTGAGGCCGGCAGAGATTTCCCGAAGGTCCTGCCCCCTTTCCATCCGTCGTCGCTCCGCCAGCGACGACGGCGGGACGGGGAAGCGCCATGGCACGACGCCTTCCCCCGCCAGCCCCTACTCGGCCGCCTGCGGCAGGGCGTCCCCGGCCTGGAACAGCCCGTTCGCGCCCTTGGTCATCTCGACCCGGCGGTTGTGCAGGGCGTCGAGCGTCGGGCGGTGGGTGATGGACACGATGCCGGCCTCCGGCAGGCGCTCGATCAGCGTCCGGTAGAGGTCCGCCTCGCCGGCCTCGTCGAGCGCCGAGGTGGCCTCGTCGAGGAACAGCCAGTCGGGCTTCGACAGCAGGGCGCGGGCCACGCCGACGCGCTGCTGCTCGCCGCCCGACAGGCGCTGCGGCCAGTTGTCGGCGTGGTCGAGCTCGGCCGCGAGCGCTTCCAGGCCGACGGCCGCCAGCGCTTCGCGCACCGCGGCATCCGGATAGGCGTCGAGCGTGTTGGGGTAGCTCAGCGCCTGGCGCAGGGTGCCGAGCGGCAGGTAGGAGCGCTGCGGCAGCACCAGGGTGCGGGTGCCGTCCGGCACCTCGACCTTGCCCTCGCCGTAGGGCCACACGCCCGAGAAGGCGCGCAGGATCGTGGTCTTGCCCGCGCCCGAGCGGCCGGACAGGAGCACGCGGTCGCCCGCGCGCAGGCTGAAGGCCGGCACGGCGGAGAGCGGCGTGCGGTCGGGCAGGCTCACCACCACGCCCTCGGCCGCGAAGGCCTCGCCCGAGGTCGCCCGCGTGGCGATGTTGGGCAGGGCCGCCGCGGCGGCGTCGCTCTTGGCCATCACCTCCTCGAAGCTCACGAGGCGCTGCACGATGGCGCGGTAGTTGGCGAGGAGCTGGAACGAGTCGGCGAACCAGGTGAGGCCGTCCTGCACGCGGCTGAACGTGCCCACCGCCTTCATCAGGATGCCGTAGGTCGCCTTGCCGAAGAAGAAGGCCGGCCCCAGCAGCAGGAACGGGAAGACGGAGGAGAACAGGCCGAAGAACTGCGAGAAGAAGGTGAGGTTGAGCTGCAGCCGCACCACGCCGTAGACGTTGGCGAGGATCGACTGGTAGCGCTCGCCCAGCGCCGCCCGCTCGGCGCCCTCGCCGCCCAGCAGCGCGATCTGCTCGGAGTTCTCGCGGATGCGCGCCATGCCGAAGCGGAAGTTCGCCTCGAAGCGCTCCTGGTTGTACTTGAGGCCGACCAGCCGCCGGCCGATCAGGTAGGTGATGGCCGTGCCGGCGCCGGCGTAGATCACGGCGAGCCAAACGAGATAGCCCGGTATGTTGAACGACAGCCCGAAGCTCGTCATCGGGAAGGCGGTCGACATGGCCCACAGCACCTGCAGGAAGATGCCGAGCCGCAGGAAGTTGCCGAAGAAGCCGATGCCGAGCACCATGGTGTTGCCGACGAACTGGTGGATGTCGTCGGAGATGCGCTGGTCGGGGTTGTCGGCCGGGCCGGCGACGAGGCGCATGCGGAAGTGCTGGGCGGGCGACAGCCAGCGGGCGACGAAGTCGTCCGTCATCGACTTGCGCCAGCGGATCTGCAGCACCTGGTTGAGGTAGTTGTTGAAGGCCGCGACCAGCACGTAGGGCACCGCGATGGCGCAGAAGATCGCCAGCGACCACAGGAAGGCGTGCCAGTCCTTCGACTGGATGGAGTCGCCGAAGCCTTCCTGCCAGTTGTTGAGCAGCTTCGACATGTAGGAGGCGCCGACCTCCAGGCCGACAACGCAGCCGAGCAGGCCGAGGCCGATCCAGTTCTCGGGCATCCGCACCGGGCCGATCAGCCACAGGTGGATCTCGCCCGGCGTCCTGCGACGGAAGTACGGGATCGCGAGGCGCCAGATGTCCTTCACGTCCCGGGCGAAGTGCGTCATCGATCGACCTTTCGCGGCCGGGGCGCATCCGGCTTCGTCATCGGTTTCAGTCGGGGGCGCCGGGGGAGCCCGGTGCCGCCGTCTCGTCGCGGCGCATCAAAGCGGAAAGATGGCCACCCCGCACGTGAAGCTTCGGCAATGCTAAGCCTTCGGCGCCGGGCCGTGGCCTTCCGCCGCGCCTAGGCCCTGGCGTCGGCGGCGTGCTGACGGAGCCAGCCCGCGGCCCCCGACAGGTCGAGGCCGATCTGGCGGGACAGGGGGCCGAGGTCCGCGATCTCCAGGCGCCCGTCCAGCACCTCGCCGATGGCCCACAGGTTGGCCGAGCGCGTCCCCGAGCGGCAGTGGACCAGCACGGGGCCGGCGGCGCCGTGCACCACGGACTGGAAGTGGCGCACCGTGCTCTCGGTCACGGGGCCCATGGGGATGTGGGCGTAGGCGAGGCCGGCCTCCTCGGCGGCGGCTTCCTCGGCCTCCGAGCCCGGCTGCGTCGGATCCTCGCCGTCCGGCCGGTTGTTGACCACGGCCACGTAACCGTCGGCCGCGATGCCGCGAAACTCCGACAGGTCCGGCTGGCTCGCGACGGTGACGTCGGCGGAAAGCTTGACGGTGTGCATGGCGTCCTCGCGTGGGGTTCCGGGCCGGACCGTAGCGCAGATGTGCGCCGCACCAAAGCGGGGCGGAAATCGAGAGCCGGAGGCGGGCGGTCCCGCCCCGGCATCCCCATATCCAGCGGGAAGACGCGGCCGGGCCGCACGTCACGGGAGGTCGACAACATGCTGATCCGCCATCGCCGGTCCTGGGAAATCCCCGAGCGCGACGCCACCCCCGAGCACCTGTTCCTGAACCGCCGGTCCCTCGTCGCGGGCGGCGCTGCGCTGGGCGCCGGCGCGCTGGCGGGCGGCCCGGCGCGGGCCTTCAGCCTGTTCGGCGGCGGCGACGCGGCCCCGGCCGCCCCCGAGGCGCCGGACCCCTCGGCCTCGCTCTACCCGGCCAAGCGGAACCCGGCCTACACGATCTCCGGGCCCGTGACGCCGGAGGTCGACAACACGACCTACAACAACTTCTACGAATACGGCACGTCGAAGAACGTCAGCGCGGCCGCGCAGATGCTGCGCGTGCGCCCCTGGACGGTGAAGTTCACCGGCCTCGTCGAGAAGCCGCAGGAGGTGGGCATCGACGACCTCCTCAAGGCCATGACGCTGGAGGAGCGGCTCTACCGCCACCGCTGCGTCGAGGCCTGGGCCATGCAGGTGCCGTGGACGGGCTTCCCGGTGAAGAAGCTCGTCGACTTCGCCAAGCCGCTCGGCTCGGCCAAGTACATCGTGCTGAAGACCTTCAAGGACCCCAAGATGGCGCCGGGCCAGCGGAGCTTCATCCTGCAGTGGCCTTACGTCGAGGGGCTCACCATGGCGGAGGCGACGAACGACCTCGCCTTCATGGTGACGGGCGCCTACGGCAAGCCGCTGCCGAAGGTGATGGGCGCGCCGCTGCGCCTCGCCGTGCCGTGGAAATACGGGTTCAAGTCGGTGAAGTCGATCGTCGAGGTGTCCTTCACGGACAAGCAGCCCGACACGACCTGGGCCGCGCTGGCGCCGGACGAGTACGGCTTCTGGGCCAACGTCAACCCGGCCGTGCCGCATCCGCGCTGGAGCCAGGCCACCGAGGAGGTGCTCGGCACCGGGAGCCGCCGCCCGACCGTGATCTACAACGGCTACGGCGACGAGGTGGCCTCGCTCTACAGCGGCATGAGCAAGGACCGGCTGTTCATGTGACGGGGCGCCGGGGCGACCGGCCCGGCGGGGAAGGACGCCCCGCCTGATTTGCCCCCTCCCGCCGCGCCCCGTAAGAGTCCCGCCTTGCGAGGGGACGGGCCGGGCGGC is drawn from Lichenibacterium dinghuense and contains these coding sequences:
- a CDS encoding ABC transporter ATP-binding protein/permease, whose product is MTHFARDVKDIWRLAIPYFRRRTPGEIHLWLIGPVRMPENWIGLGLLGCVVGLEVGASYMSKLLNNWQEGFGDSIQSKDWHAFLWSLAIFCAIAVPYVLVAAFNNYLNQVLQIRWRKSMTDDFVARWLSPAQHFRMRLVAGPADNPDQRISDDIHQFVGNTMVLGIGFFGNFLRLGIFLQVLWAMSTAFPMTSFGLSFNIPGYLVWLAVIYAGAGTAITYLIGRRLVGLKYNQERFEANFRFGMARIRENSEQIALLGGEGAERAALGERYQSILANVYGVVRLQLNLTFFSQFFGLFSSVFPFLLLGPAFFFGKATYGILMKAVGTFSRVQDGLTWFADSFQLLANYRAIVQRLVSFEEVMAKSDAAAAALPNIATRATSGEAFAAEGVVVSLPDRTPLSAVPAFSLRAGDRVLLSGRSGAGKTTILRAFSGVWPYGEGKVEVPDGTRTLVLPQRSYLPLGTLRQALSYPNTLDAYPDAAVREALAAVGLEALAAELDHADNWPQRLSGGEQQRVGVARALLSKPDWLFLDEATSALDEAGEADLYRTLIERLPEAGIVSITHRPTLDALHNRRVEMTKGANGLFQAGDALPQAAE
- a CDS encoding DNA-3-methyladenine glycosylase; amino-acid sequence: MTRAFEPAAPFARPVLDLARALVGAELLLDGVGGVIVETEAYARHDAASHSCRGPTPRNRAMFGPPGRAYVYRSYGIHWCFNVVGGEEPGCAVLVRALEPTRGLERMRARRGLDDPRLLCAGPGRLCQALGLDASHDGADLGSAPFALAFGAGEPALVAGPRIGISRNAEAPWRFGLAGSRFLSRPFPRAPARPAAPASA
- a CDS encoding sodium:proton antiporter, producing MPSDPAAGAPSLAFGLPFAGLLLSIALMPLLAPHWWERRFPLVAAGWALLFALPYAAARGPDAAGAALLGTVAHEYLPFILLLLALFVVAGGIRVGGAFVGTPNTNLALLGLGTLLASLLGTTGAAMLLIRPLIRANAGRRHRTHVFVFFIFLVGNIGGSLTPLGDPPLFLGFLRGVDFGWTLRAMAGPMLLSSGLLLVVFTAIDRWYWRREPLAGERHPFRLEVEGGYNVLFLVVAVGAVLLSGLWHPGRSVPLGLGVSVSWEGLARDALLLAAALLSFAVTPARVRIENAYTWVPIREVAILFAAIFVTIIPVLDALAAGPAGPFGPLLHLVNRPDGTPVVASYFWLSGALSSVLDNAPTYLVFFDMAGGDPARLMGEGATTLLAISCGAVFMGANTYLGNAPNFMVKAICEEQEIRMPGFFGYMAWSGLVLLPLFGLLTAVFF
- a CDS encoding DUF5615 family PIN-like protein; this encodes MCDEMLAGLARWLRAAGHDVAVLPRGSSDAMVAAQARRDGRVLLTRDRDFAAPRAAGLDVVALGADALDRQAAELSRRLGLDWLAAPFTRCLVDGAMLEAALPEEVPEAARARGGPFHRCPACGRVYWPGSHVRRMRARLDALARAGTAG
- the msrP gene encoding protein-methionine-sulfoxide reductase catalytic subunit MsrP translates to MLIRHRRSWEIPERDATPEHLFLNRRSLVAGGAALGAGALAGGPARAFSLFGGGDAAPAAPEAPDPSASLYPAKRNPAYTISGPVTPEVDNTTYNNFYEYGTSKNVSAAAQMLRVRPWTVKFTGLVEKPQEVGIDDLLKAMTLEERLYRHRCVEAWAMQVPWTGFPVKKLVDFAKPLGSAKYIVLKTFKDPKMAPGQRSFILQWPYVEGLTMAEATNDLAFMVTGAYGKPLPKVMGAPLRLAVPWKYGFKSVKSIVEVSFTDKQPDTTWAALAPDEYGFWANVNPAVPHPRWSQATEEVLGTGSRRPTVIYNGYGDEVASLYSGMSKDRLFM
- a CDS encoding TIGR01244 family sulfur transferase — encoded protein: MHTVKLSADVTVASQPDLSEFRGIAADGYVAVVNNRPDGEDPTQPGSEAEEAAAEEAGLAYAHIPMGPVTESTVRHFQSVVHGAAGPVLVHCRSGTRSANLWAIGEVLDGRLEIADLGPLSRQIGLDLSGAAGWLRQHAADARA